The genomic region gagcaactcatggcaagagaaacaatcttccgccttggatttaattctaacactaaccccggccttagtgtgtgtttaagtttacaaatttcaggttttgcctattcaccccctctaggcgactttcagttcgcACTAGCACGCCTGCCaaacacaaatcttattgtccctCGGTTTTCGAAACCACGACAGTTGGCACGACAGGTAGGGGATCGTTAGTGTGCTAAGCGACATTACCCGCACCGATGTCTAACTTATCAGCATCTGCCAGAGGTGGGATTTTCACCCCTGGGAGTAGCACATCAAGTTCGGCTCCCTCCATTTCCTCGACAACTTCGCTGGAGAGCTTCGCCTCGCCGATCCCGACGCGTAGGCCATCGCGCAGCGAGGCACCCGGGCGCTCCACCAGGAGTAGGCCGAAAAGGCAGCATCGCGGGAAACATGCCCCCACTCTCAAGCAATGCCCCGGTCAACTTGATGCCTCCACTAGGGGGCAAGTAGTGAAGGCACCGTCACCAGCGTCCGAGGCCGCTGCCAACCATCCAAATGCCCCCACGAGTCTAGCAACCGGGAGATCTACGCGGTGGAGTCCTCCGACTCGCCAtgtgatgcgtcacgatgcccgatcttcacgacgtaggatcaatcttcagataactagcttcaaagaagccaagataacttgctgcaagcagcaataactagtgcaacctgacaaataaaactcgaagccaaccaccgtctttaaccggcagcctgaatcgaggattcgcccaaccatactctcaaagaaccaaccaacacagcctacaatcaatcgaggagacctcgaagggagtaggagcaccaattgggagcggatgaagccgccgcttctgcaatcccgcgaaggaattcacaagagcaaaggggtagagatcactctcaatatttgttagcacacagctgaacaaaggggttctgttttagattatcataagctgccttacatcttagacatagggggtatttatactagtaacaaccagccttagcgaggtataaacacaaaacaaaagtattttcacgagctaatgtgaaggagcctcttcgggagatctgcatagttgatttccgtgtggctgtttgacttctgcgcagtcttcagtattttgacaataacttcttctaggaatcttcaaatgacgtgggactggttgcattggaaagctaacttgataagctttctcaccatatatagcatgcttaatgaaacttcgtagaatgatgcagtttaatacgaaaacttggtcatcaagctgactgttgaccttctgaccagtcggcactaaagtaggtcggctgcctttctggtagatgtggttaagtcggctttagaagcattggaaactagacttcaagagctttccaaaaagtacttatgggccttcatagcttttgggaatcaaaagatatgactgtttcttctggacggttctgttgcgctggactgactcggatatagctcttcttgctgattcgcccttgatatgttttgtcctttctctttggtgaacctaagtaatatcaacatacacgacttaggtagcataaaattctcattagtgtttaaatgaaattcataaagtagcgcgtgcacctcttgctgtatcttcttagctcggctacgtgtaattggtccatcaaagacttgggttggtgatgatgttggttgtacttgagttgatgtagtatgacttgggggttgtaacatgttgcttaatggcgtggtcatatcacCATGCCCCTCATGCTGAAGGCCTCAATCGCATACGATCGACGCGATCACCCGAGCAGTATCCCGCATCCGGGAACTTACCCCCGTGCTGCTGAAACAATCGTCGGCCCAAAGCGTCTCtccaaagtcctcatggacggagggagCAGACTCAACGTCATGTACATAGAGACATTCGACACCTTGGGGATCGCACTCTCCGCGTTGCACCCTAGCACCGTGTTGATCTATGTCATTACGCCCGACCACAGCGCCTGCTCGCTCGAGCAAATCGTTCTACCGGTTACATTCGCAAACCCCTCTAATTTTCGCACCGAGCAGCTACAGTTCGAATTGAACTTTCTAGGGGCCTACAACACCATATTGGGGAGGTCGGGCTACGTCAAGTTCATGGTCATTCCCAACTACACATACCTCAAGCTAATGATGTCTGGACCCCATGGGGTCATTACGGCGTCCGCTTCATTCCAAGCGGTCTATGTGTGTGAAAAAGCTAGCTGTGAGCTCGCATCAGCACAAGCCACCGCAAGAGAGTTGGTGGAGTTATGGAGGGGCATCGACTCTAGGGATGGTTCGGACGCACCCAATGTCAGTTCTGACATTCAAATGCGTCGAGGACACGAAGGACGTTCGGATCGACAACGCCGACACCTCCAAGCATGTAAGAATCGGGGTGACACTCTCCACAAACAAGAAGGTGCCCTTATCGACTTCCTCTAGACCAATCGttgaatatgccctagagataatcatagagatgaacatatttctttgtatccatgatatatatattgcttaattaatATCCATGAAAGGCACATACctgttaacccgtgggtataaaatacctgGTATAACTTAGCCCAGAAACATAAAGTTGAGCTTCAGCCATCCATCTCTTTTGACTATTTATCAACCTTTTCGGCAATAATATCATAAAAGACTTAACAACTATTTGATGATCAAataatggaacatgtaatgtgtTATGTGGTACTATCTTAGTGTTGTTACTTTATCCAATTATTTATGATGTTCTTAAATAGATGATTAAATGATCCTAGAAATTTCGTAATgatatttagatggatatacttaACATTTGTATAATGTAAATGTTTAATCTTTGTGAGTACCAGTGACCCGACAAATGATCCATACtcatatctatactatacttaaagcgtcagtttcaacggtcgtcatgcgtcatttttttacaaataacccctcacaactatttcaaattaattcgttgcacgtctatagatgtcaaacgacgctcgacacgggctagatgcacaTGGGCCACAACTATCACACaagcacgtcatgccggcctgctaagtgtgtcgggccagcctgttagcccgtcgatccatttaattaaatcagcgtaacgacgcccgacacgggctagatgcacgcgggccacaactatggcacaggcacgccatgccggcctgctaattgtgtcgggccagcccgttagcccgtcgatccatttaattaaatcagcgtaaaatgttaaaaaacggtacaggaggtggggttcgaacccatgccctgatggaagaagggtgggagacactgggtgaaactgtctaaccagtagaacatcacgctaagatgtttttaatattaaatataaattgtatataggtatatacgttttttgtaaaataaaaaaaataatcgtgtcgggccgcacCAACACTATGggtcgaggctacagcccaaacacggcacgacgttctttgctcttgcaagcattaggtcgtttctgagaccacattggcacaatggactacatggtatttgaggttgctgaattggatggagcagcaatgatttgtcacactaacaacaaaatgaaaggttatttgttggttttaaacgttagtaattgctacgaagtagcgtaatttatatggagcacatCCAATTTTTATTAATGCCTGACTTtaccaatcactccatattttgatctatcttttttataagtttgacttcatgggacttattttataaacttgatctcacaaactctcttatttggtctctgtatgatggaattatgctattttataatctctgttcattcagtcaatcgttgAACTCTCctctaatcgctcactttattagccgtgttgtaccaagacatatttgcatggagtaaacaataacatcagttagctaaatcaaaaaatatattatacagagagcggagacaatcaataaaaaatcttaaattttttatggatagtttacgtgggtattgttgtaagccgtcgcaacgcacgggcaaccgactagtaagtATAGGCACGGGAGTAAATACATATTCACGAGTGGATATGAGTATGCGTATTTACCTATTGCCATTCGTAGGATAGGGCCCTAGCGCGATTAGAAGGGACACGAGCAACCGATGCTGCCGCAGCCTCACACTCAACCAATATTTCTCCTGTATACAAAGAAAAAGAAATCTTCCATACATCAGACTTTGACTCGCTTCTATCTCGCGCAAGCCGAGAAGAAAGGAGCCCGTCTACGCGAGAGATGGGCGGCTACGAGAACGGCGAGTCGACGGCGGCCGCGGCGCTTGCTGACGGTGGTGTGATTCTGGGCGTGGACGGCGGCACCACCAACACCGTTTGCGTCTGCCTGCCGGCTGCAATGACGCCGCCGGAGTCTCCGGCCACCGTACCCGTGCTTGCACGCGCCGTCGCCGGCTGCTCAAACCGCAATTCCGTCGGAGGTAATCGCCAGAGCTCTTCCCATTCAGAGGATGCCTGATGCGTGCCTTGTGTTCAAAATTCGATCTTGGTGATTGACGAGTTGTCTCCCTGTCggtttttttgggggattttgactTCACTCCTAAGGTGTTGCCTAATCGCCGTTGATTTTGTCATACATAGTTGCGGATGCTGTAAGGATTGTAGGGAATACTGGATCTTcacaattgagggagagtttcagGGAAATAGATGAATTGTTTGCATAACAGTGCTCGTGTATGTTCATTTTTCCTCATTTTTCTTAAAAAAAACTTAGCTTTTGTTCTATAGATTTTTAAAAGGCTGTTTGCCATTTTGTTGTCCATCTTGCTTATTTCCGATTATTTAGGTTCCTATGGTTGTCAATCATTTAATGAAGTTGCTGAAGAGGTAGTACTCCTTAGTCCTTACCATTACTTGTGCTAAGCACGGTGCTTGTAAAGTAGTCTGGTAACTTCAACTGATGAGGAAATACAGCACAACATTTACCCATGTGTTGATAGCACTGTGGTTTGGACTTTGGACTTCCTTTGCTATTCTAGAGGAATACTGTGCCCAAAGTGCAACAAGAATCCATAGTTCTGTACACAAACCATGTATGCTTCTGTAAGCTGTAACACAGTATACAATTGAAATATGGTAATGTTTTCTGAGTGATATTATATCATTATCTCCTTTTTTCCCTTGCCACGTTGTAATGTGGGAACAATAGCATCTGGCACAATTCTTCGGTCAAAGAAATACTTACCACTTTGTCCTCTATTCATCAGAAAATGCTGCCTTGGAAACTCTCGAGCAGGTCATGACACAGGCTCTAGCATTGGCCAACACAGATCGTTCAGCTGTCCGAGCAGTTTGTTTAGCCGTATCAGGAGTGAACCATCCTTCAGATCAGCTGAGGATGCTGGAATGGATCCGGTATAGTTTTCTCTGTGTTAATTAAAATGCATTTTAGTATTGCACCTAAAGGGAAGGGTTGCATTGTTGTGCTCCACAGCAACCACTTCATTTCAATTGAACAAATGCTGATATCATGATGCTCAAATGTTTGGGCCTATTCATTTGGACATCCCTGATGCTCTGGATTGTCAGAATGATGCTGCTTTTGTGTATGTCATTACAAATCAGAACATGCTGACAGCCAGAAATGCAGAACTGATAGTAAGTCATCATTTTCTTGTATATCTGCTAAGTGAACCTTGTTTGTTCTCCAGGGATCTGTTCCCAGACAATGCAAAAAATTATGTAGAAAATGATGCAGTGGCGGCCCTGGCTAGTGGTACAATGGGAAAGCTGCATGGTTGTGTGTTAATTGCGGGCACTGGATGCATTGCTTATGGAGTTACAGAAGATGGAAAAGTAGCAAGAGCAGCTGGTGCTGGGCCTGTTTTGGGCGACTGGGGTAGGTGAGTAATATTATTTATGGCAACAAGATACTCTATGACCCTTGAAACTGGATACTTTAGGTGGTGCCACTGCCTTGTTTGAACTTTGAAGTTGGATTGTTGGAACATCATTCTTTGTTTATGATTTTTGTTGTTGGAACAGATATTAGTGCTTTCAGCTGCCATGTGTTCTGTTCAAAAGTCCATACCTGATTTGCAACATGAGAATCAGAAGTTTAGAGGGTGCTCAACTGACAAGCATCAATTGTCTGTCACACACCCAGTAGAAATTATAGGGCTATTTTCAGATCTTGTTTGGATATAAGGATATGGGCATATATCATGCAAAGAAAACAAAGCTCCTTATACCCCGAACATATCACAGAAAGGCTATTTATAGGTGCTTGGGTTGCTGAACTATGAATTGGGGAATTGGGAAGATGACCACTTACTGCCTTGGTTAAGAGACCTGAGTGGAGGGTTACCAAACTGTGAATTGAGAATTAAAAGCGAGTGAAATATTGTCATCTTACCCTAAATGAAACTAGAGGAACATAAACCATGAGCGAATGGTTGGCCGAATAGCTTGTCCACTTCTCCTTGTAGTCCATTTGACTCAGCCTTGCAGCTCCTTCCTCTCACCCAAATTGATGGGTCTTCCAGCATCTTGAAATCCTTCACCATTGACCGCTGTAGTTTAAAAAGATTTGTTTGGTGTTTATGAAACCTATTATTCTGTGATTTCAATACAGCCTGTCTGTGACAAAGGCTAATGTAGACAACTATATGTGTACATTAATGCAGTGGATATGGCATTGCTGCACAGGCCCTGACAGCAGTTATAAAAGCATACGATGGTCGTGGGCCACAAACTAGACTTACAAGAGATATCCTTGAGAAGCTTGATCTTTCTTCACCAGATGAAATCATAGGGTAAGTTCTGTCACAGTGATGCATAATTTGTATACATTTCAATTATCTGCCCTAATGGTAGCTTAATATGCAAAAGAAGACAGTAGGGTTTCCCCTACTGTTTTGACTGAAAAAATATGCAAAAAAAAGGTACACTAATTTTATTGCATAGCATATGTTATTTGTGTTAAAAGTACGTTCAGGACCTTCTGTGACCATGCTATGATATTTTTCATCAATGTATATATAAACCTTGCCAGGCTTGCATTGTTCCGACAGGATTTGCCATTATGCATTAATCCTTATCATTATTTGGTTATACTCCTTtaatttcctttttttttctcaaacacgcaggagagctgcacatCTTTGTATTGAGAAGAAAAAGGGATAAGAACCTTTACAACACAAACCCATAAACCCAAGAGAGTTGACAAATATTTGGCTCCTTGTGCTCACAACAAAAGCGATCTCGACCAAGAAACCAAGCACCTACTGGTTGCCTGCAGGCTCTAGGGCCATAGGAAAGGAAATGCCTCGAGCCCCTGCCAGACTCCGATAAACCATCTCCTCAATGTCGAGCTGCAAGGCTCTGGCCAGACTAGGGTAAAGGCCATAAAAAACACACCGGCTACCATGATTCCATAGTATGCATGCCCCAAGAATTATTATCGAGTTTAACCCTTCTTGACCATGTTTGTCACTCTCAACTCTACATTAGCCCACCAATAGTTTCAAGATTCATCCTGTTAGTGCACTATACCCATTCTCAGTAATCCATATTTaaaaaaaaactcggccggggagggaaagaccgccctcccggtattatattaagaagagaccgaaacaatggtcccggccgagaaaatctCCAAACCCTGGcccccatcactaacgggccggtgtcaactgtccactctgcaacggcccaaccgGAGGGTGACGCACAGGACATCATAACCCGAGAGCGGATGAGTCAtagcgaggggatttttttaaccaagcctgaaGATTCGCTCCCGAGGGGAATCGAACTCaggacttggaggtgctactcggaagtccttaaccattaggctagaggccctttcgctaaTCCATATTTTTAAGGTCATAGAATGATTAGTAGTGTAGTATTTCATAACTTAATTAATGTTTGCTGAAGCTTCTAGTGTTTGTGAATATTTCTCGTGCTCTAGCTGAGAAAAGCATTGATATTTGGAATCTTGTACTTAATTGCTGCACTTGTTCTGGCACAGGTGGACATATGCGGATCCATCTTGGGCTCGTATTGCAGCACTTGTACCAGTTGTGGTATCTTCTGCTGAAGATGGTGATGAAGTAGCTAACAAAATCTTGCATGATTCAGTCCAAGAGTTGGCTGACACTGTTATAGCGGTTGTTCAGCGTCTTAGATTGTGTGGCGAAGGTAATGTGTAGTTCGTGCAATAGTACTTAGCTTTAATTTTGTTCAACAGGTCTATTTGATTATTCGAATGGACTAGTGGCATTTTAGGTATAAATAGTACTTCTCTGGGGTCAGGACATCAAGTCAAGTCGTTCTAAGATAGGGATGCCATTGTATATATTACTAATCAAGCAAAGAATGAAAACTGGTCTTTTCCCGGCAAAAGGTTCTTTCGGTTCATTCCGTCTGTCGTCTGCATGCCAGTTGTCATGTCGTAGAGCATATAGCAACTGGTTTTCTGTGGTAAATGAGCTGTGGGCTTAAGATACTCTTGTTATGGTTCGATGTACTATATTTCTTTAGAGTGGAGTACTAAGGATTCCGATCATGGAATTGTTTCTTTGGACACAGATATTATTCTGCTCAAATTCTGTTTCTGTTTCCAAATGCCGTCTCAGTGTTAGGAACTGACAACAGGAGAACATGTTCTGTATACCTGAAAGTTCATCTTTAATCTGGCAGATGGAAAGGACATGTTTCCACTTGTTTTGGTTGGAGGGGTCCTTGAAGGAAATAAAAAGTGGGATATCAGTGGTGAGGTCATAAAATGTATTTCCAAGGTCTTCCCGGGCACTGATCCTATTTGGCCTGAGGTTAGTATACCCATTACTATTCTTGTTCCAAACTTTATGTCTCTGTTGCACACATCCATGCTGGTTTCTGGATACTTAAGGAGTCTAAGTGTTCAAAAGATTTGGGATGTCTCGCTTTTTTATATCAGAAGTCATGTTTTTTTTATCTCTGACTTACTTGGTATGATAAATGGCATATGTCAGTAACATATTTTTGGATAAATGCGCATACATTTCTCTCATCAAGAAAGCAGTGATATATCTATCTGAAAACATGGGGAAAAAACTTTAGTGCCAAGAAAGTTGGTATAGGCATTAgtgatttttttaagaaaaatgGATGAAGTACCATCCCTTCAGAAGTTAAACAAAATGCCATGAAATTTCAGGTGGAACCAGCAATCGGTGCTGCCTTGCTAGCCTGGAGCCATCACCACAAAGGGTTGAAATTGGAGAATGGAAGTTGATTCCCAGCATTTAAGGGTGTCAATTGTACATTGAGGAGTTGGCGAGCCAAAGGGGTATTGGTCCCAATGATACATTCATCGGCATGAAGGCTTTTCGTTCCCAGCAAAAAGAATAAATCGTGGATGGGTGCAAACATGCGGTGTGGATAGAACATATTTCTGATGTAAGTAGGTAGTAAGAATTGTTCAAATATTCCTCTGATTCTAACTCTCGGTGATTGTTGTATGTGTTCTGTTTGTGTTTGGAGGTAGTAACATGTATCTGTCTACCATGGATAATTGATCGTCAAATGTTCAGATCTTT from Zea mays cultivar B73 chromosome 6, Zm-B73-REFERENCE-NAM-5.0, whole genome shotgun sequence harbors:
- the LOC100283486 gene encoding ATPase, producing MGGYENGESTAAAALADGGVILGVDGGTTNTVCVCLPAAMTPPESPATVPVLARAVAGCSNRNSVGENAALETLEQVMTQALALANTDRSAVRAVCLAVSGVNHPSDQLRMLEWIRDLFPDNAKNYVENDAVAALASGTMGKLHGCVLIAGTGCIAYGVTEDGKVARAAGAGPVLGDWGSGYGIAAQALTAVIKAYDGRGPQTRLTRDILEKLDLSSPDEIIGWTYADPSWARIAALVPVVVSSAEDGDEVANKILHDSVQELADTVIAVVQRLRLCGEDGKDMFPLVLVGGVLEGNKKWDISGEVIKCISKVFPGTDPIWPEVEPAIGAALLAWSHHHKGLKLENGS